One candidate division KSB1 bacterium genomic region harbors:
- a CDS encoding NAD(P)/FAD-dependent oxidoreductase: protein MKKKYDAIIIGGGHNGLVNAAYLARAGKKVLVLEKRHLVGGATVTEEIYPGFKFSVFSYVVSLMRPEIIRDLKLPEHGLTILPLESTLTPLPNGDYIYRDADHFRTMRDIARFSKRDAEAYDDYSRAMYFMAKAVKFILGITPPDPTSLKPVDLMGLLRFGKHFLNLSEEHFYTLVKLMTMSSADFLEEWFETDALIATMAASGIIGTFLGPRSPGTAYVLLHHYMGEIDGNFRAWGFAKGGTGSIAEAIASSAQAFGVEIHTEAEVAEVVIKSGNAKGVILRNGDEFSAGVVVSSLDPNRTFLKLIDSSYLPDDMAASIRKFTYRGSSGKVNLALDALPDLSCMPGNGLHLKGAISISPSVDYLERAYDDAKYGNFSKKPYIDIIIPSMIDPGMAPPGKHVMSCFVQYAPYQLAEGTWQEKREDFGDAVVNTLSEYMPNLRKIILHRQVITPWDIEQIIGLSQGNIFAGELSLSQLFFLRPAHGLAQYKTPIKNYYQCGSGTHPGGGITGAPGKLAAEIILKDMK from the coding sequence GCGGTCACAATGGCCTGGTGAATGCAGCTTACCTGGCGCGGGCCGGGAAGAAAGTATTAGTCTTGGAAAAGCGGCATTTGGTTGGGGGTGCAACCGTCACGGAAGAAATCTATCCCGGATTTAAATTCAGCGTCTTCTCCTATGTGGTGAGTTTGATGCGGCCGGAGATTATCCGGGATTTAAAACTTCCGGAACATGGATTGACAATTCTACCCCTGGAAAGCACGCTAACGCCTCTGCCCAATGGCGACTATATCTATCGAGATGCCGATCATTTTCGCACCATGCGGGATATTGCACGATTTTCAAAGCGGGACGCCGAAGCTTATGATGATTACAGTCGTGCCATGTATTTTATGGCTAAAGCAGTTAAATTTATTTTAGGAATTACACCACCGGATCCGACGTCGCTAAAACCAGTTGATTTAATGGGCTTACTTCGTTTCGGCAAACATTTTCTGAATCTAAGCGAAGAACATTTTTACACACTTGTTAAATTAATGACCATGAGCTCTGCGGATTTCCTGGAAGAATGGTTCGAAACCGATGCGTTGATCGCTACAATGGCGGCAAGTGGAATTATTGGAACATTCCTTGGGCCTAGATCGCCCGGAACCGCTTATGTGCTTCTCCATCACTACATGGGCGAGATCGATGGCAATTTCAGGGCGTGGGGTTTTGCAAAAGGTGGTACGGGTAGTATCGCGGAGGCCATTGCAAGCTCTGCTCAAGCGTTCGGGGTGGAAATTCATACCGAAGCAGAGGTAGCCGAAGTCGTTATTAAAAGCGGAAATGCAAAAGGTGTCATTTTAAGAAATGGCGACGAATTTTCTGCGGGTGTAGTTGTATCCAGTCTCGATCCAAACCGGACATTCTTGAAATTGATCGACTCCTCCTATTTACCGGACGACATGGCTGCTTCAATCCGAAAATTTACATACCGCGGTTCATCAGGAAAGGTCAATTTGGCGCTGGATGCTTTGCCTGATTTATCCTGTATGCCGGGAAACGGCTTGCACCTCAAAGGAGCCATCTCCATCAGTCCAAGTGTCGATTATCTTGAACGCGCTTACGACGATGCAAAATACGGCAATTTTTCGAAGAAGCCTTATATCGACATAATCATTCCCTCGATGATCGATCCCGGTATGGCGCCTCCTGGAAAACATGTGATGTCTTGCTTCGTTCAATATGCACCCTACCAACTTGCCGAAGGAACCTGGCAAGAAAAAAGAGAAGATTTTGGCGATGCCGTTGTGAATACACTTTCCGAATATATGCCCAATTTAAGAAAAATCATCTTACATCGCCAGGTAATAACACCCTGGGATATCGAGCAAATTATTGGGCTGTCCCAGGGAAACATATTTGCCGGTGAACTTTCACTGTCCCAGCTTTTTTTCTTACGTCCTGCTCATGGATTGGCCCAGTATAAAACACCCATAAAAAAT